Part of the Longimicrobium sp. genome is shown below.
CCGTTGTCCGGACGGCTCGGTGTCTCCCGTCGCCGGTCGCCACCCGCCCGTAGCTACGGAGGTGTACCGTCAACTCCTCCGGCGGGACTTTCACCCGCAAGAACACGCCGCCTTTGCACGGCGCACCACAGAGCCACAGAGAAGACGGCGAGAGGAAACAACAAGAAGTTTTTCTCTCCGTTTCCTCTCAGTTCCTCTGTGTCTCTGTGTGAGATCCGGGAGCTTTGGGCGCGCGCCAGTCCCTGCCGAGCACCACGGTGGCATCGAGATAGAGGTTGGAGTCGGGGCGGACGGTGACGCGGCGAATGCCCACGGCGTCGGCCACCTGGCGAGCGACCTCGATCCTGCCCACGCGGTCCAGGACGACGGAGGAGTCGGGCGGGAAGCCCTGGCCGTTGCCGAACTCCTTGACGTCGAAGCCGCGGTCGCGCAGGACGCGGGTGGCTTCGCGCGCCAGGCCGGGGCGGCCGGATGCGTTGAGCACCTGCACGCGCACGCGCCCCGCCGGCACCGCGTCCGCGGCGGTCGCGGCGGCGGGGGAATCGGCGACGGCGGTGGGGAGGGCTGCACGTGAGCGGCCTTTCATCACCCCCGCGACGAGCGAGCCGATGAGCACCGCGACCAGCACGAGCGTCGCGAAAATTCCGAACGTCTGGAGCCGGCCGCCCGCCGGCTTACGCTTCGCTTTCGACCTGCTCATACAGGGCCTGCGTTTCCGGGTGGGCGGTGCCGCCTTTTCCCGTGATGTGCGTCCAGCGGAGGCGCACCACTTCGCGAAAGATGGCGTCCATGTCGCCGGGCATCCGCGCGCGCAGCGACTCGGTGTACTCCGGGTCGAAGGTGCGGCCCGGCTCCAGGAAGTCCGCCAGGTACAGCGCCCGCCCCAGCCTGCCGAAGCGCGGCGAGCCCAGCGTGTGGAAGCGGATCGCCTCGCACATCTCCGGGTCCAGGTCGTCTTTGAGGCGCACCGCGGCGGCCGGGCCGTGCAGCAGCTTGCCCGGCAGCGGGCGGAAGAGGAGCGGCACCTCGGGACGCAGATCTTCCGGATCGGCCTCGCGCAGGACGTCGTGGAGCCACCCGGTGGCCGTCCAGCGCTTCACGTCGCGCTCGGGGAGGGCGAGCGCGACGGCCCACTGGCGCATCAGGGCGGCGACCCGCTCCATGTGGGCGCGCCGCTTCTTCCCCGCGCGCGCCCACTCCGGGAGCTCGCCGCGGGCGGCGGCCTCCACGAGGGGCGAGAGGGGGGCGTCAGTCGAACCCGCGGCGGACATGCGGCTCCAGGATGGCACGGTTGCGGATGGAGGTGTTCGACAGGTAGTTGAAGCCCTTCAGCTCGACCCCGCTCCCCACCCAGCTGTTCACGATGCGGCAGCACGGCCCCACCACCGTCTCGGCGCCGATGGTGGTGCGACCCTCCAGCACCACGCCCGGGTAGATGATGGTGTCGCGCCCGATCCCCACGTCCACGTCCACCAGTACGGACTGCGGGAGGAGAAAGGTGACGCCGCCCTCCATCAGCTTCAGCACCAGCCGGTCGCGGATTACGGCGCCGGCGCGCGCCAGGTCCGCGCGGGTGGTGACGAACGCTGCGTCGGGGTCATGGCGGTCGCCGGCGCCGGTGCCCTCGCCGTCGTCGAAGAACGCGACGGGGCGGCCGGCCTCATCCACCGCGCAGGCGGCGACCCCCTCGTCCAGCAGGCGCTGGAAGGCGGGGCCGGCGCAGGGGGCGGCGGCGTGCACCCGCAGCGTGCGCCCCTGCCAGGGCGTCTCCTGGCCGGGGGCGATCACCTCCACGCGGCCGGGGAGGTCCGCGAAGAGGTCGGCCGACGATGCTTCGGGGTCCATCACCACCATCACGCACTCGGGGGCGGGAACCAGTGACGCCACGGCGCGCACGGTGTGCCAAACGAGCGGCCTCCCCGCCACCGGGTGCAGGTGCGCGGGGAGGCTGGAGTTCAGGTCGTCGGACCCCGGCTCCGTCAGCGGCAGCACGACGCCGGTCCAGGGGCCCATGGCGCTCAGGACGGCAGGGCCCGCAGCGCGTCGCGCGAGATGCGGTTCTGCTCGTCCACGAAGATGAACCGCGGGCGGTAGCGCGCCATCTCGGCCTCGTCGTACTGCGCGTAGGAGATGACGATCACCTTGTCGCCCGGGTGCACCAGGCGCGCGGCGGCGCCGTTCAGGCAGATCTCGCCCTCGCCCTCGACGCCCGGGATGACGTACGTCTCGAAGCGGGCGCCGTTGTTGACGTTGACCACCGAGACCTGCTCGTACTCCAGCAGGTCCGCGGCTTCCATCAGTACGGGATCGATGGTGATCGACCCCACGTAGTTGAGATCCGCGCCGGTGACGGTCGCCCGGTGGATCTTGGACTTGCACATGGTGCGCAGCATAGGGCCATCCCCCTGTTCGCCGAGTGACCCTTCACGGCAGGATCGCGTTGTCGATCAGCCGCGTCCTGCCCACGCGGGCCGCCACGGCCATCACCGTGCCCGGCACCGCCCTCTCCACCCCCTCCAGCGTGCGCGGATCGACCACCTCCGCGTACTCGGGTTCGACGCCCGGCACCGCCATCTCCTTCCAAAGGGCGGCGCGCAGCGTGGCCGCGTCCGCCTCCCCCGCGTCCCACAGCGCGCGGGCCCGCCCCAGCCCGCGCGAGAGCGCCAGCGCGCTCTCCCTCTCGGGTGGGGAAAGATACACGTTCCGCGAGCTCATCGCCAAGCCGTCCGGCTCGCGGACGATGGGGGCCACCTCCACCCGCACCGGGATGTCCAGGTCGTCCACCATGCGGCGGATGAGGGTGGCCTGCTGCAGATCCTTTTGCCCAAAGACGGCCACGTCCGGCTGGAAGATGCCGAACAGCTTGGCCACCACGGTGAGCACCCCGCCGAAGTGCCCCGGCCGCGACCCGCCGCACAGCCGCTCGGCCAGCCGCCCCGGCACCACCTGCACCGCGGGCTCGCCGTGCGGGTACATCTCCGCGGCGGACGGCGCGAAGACGAGCTCCGTTCCGCGCGTGGCGGCCAGCGCCAGGTCGCGATCCAGGTCGCGCGGGTAGCGGTCCAGGTCCTCGGCGGGCCCGAACTGCAAGGGATTCACGAAGATGGACATCATCACCACGTCCGCCCGCGCGCTCGCCTCGTCCAGCAGCGAGAGGTGCCCCTCGTGCAGGTAGCCCATGGTGGGGACGAGCGCGACGGTCTTCCCCGCCGCGCGCGCCTCGCGGACGGCTTCGCGCACCTCGGCCACGGTGCGGGCCACGGTCAGCGTCGCCGTCATTCGAAGGTGTGCTCCGCGGCGGGATACTCGCCCCCCTTCACCGCCCTGACGAACGCATCGACCCCGGCCGCCGCGGCGTCGCCGATCTCGGCGAAGCGGCGCAGGAACCGGGGCTGGAACTCCGTGTTGATCCCCAGCATGTCGTGCAGCACCAGCACCTGGCCGTCGCACCCCACGCCGGCGCCGATGCCGATGGTGGGGATGCTGAGCTCCGCCGTGATCGCCTCCGCGACGGCGCGCGGCACCAACTCCAGAACGACGGAGAACGCGCCGGCCTCTTCCAGGCGGCGCGCGTCGGCCAGCATGCGCTCGCGCGCCTCGTCGCCCTTTCCCTGCACGCGCACGCCGGTGACGTTCACCGACTGCGGGGTGAAGCCCAGGTGCCCCATCACGGGGATCCCGGCATCCACCAGCGCGCGCACCATCGCCGCCGTCTCGGGCGAGCCGCCCTCCAGCTTGACGGCGTTGGCCTCCGTCTCGCGCATCACCCGCCCCGCGTTGCGCAGCGTGTCCTCGCGCGAGACGTGGTAGGTGAGGAAGGGGAGGTCCACCACCAGCAGCGCGCGCTCCACCCCGCGGCGCACGGCGCGCGCGTGGTGGATCATGTCGTCCAGCGTCACCGGGAGGGTGCTGTCCAGCCCGAGCACCACCTGCCCCAGCGAATCCCCCACCAGCACGACCTCCACGCCCGCGCGATCCACCACCCGGGCGAAGAGGAAGTCGTACGCGGTGAGCACGGCGATCTTGTCGCCGCGGCGCTTCATCTCGCGGAGGTCCCGCACGGAGACCTTCCGAACGCCGTTCCCGCTTTGCGTGGACATGTGCACCTTTCTCCCCGGCCCAGCCATCGCTAGGCGCCGCCGGGCCGAAATGCGGTCCAAAAACAGCGGGTTGACGTGGCGGGAAGCTAGCCGGATCTTCCGGGGGTGTCAAACGCCATCCGCTTCGATCCGCCGCTCGT
Proteins encoded:
- a CDS encoding LytR C-terminal domain-containing protein; its protein translation is MSRSKAKRKPAGGRLQTFGIFATLVLVAVLIGSLVAGVMKGRSRAALPTAVADSPAAATAADAVPAGRVRVQVLNASGRPGLAREATRVLRDRGFDVKEFGNGQGFPPDSSVVLDRVGRIEVARQVADAVGIRRVTVRPDSNLYLDATVVLGRDWRAPKAPGSHTETQRN
- the panD gene encoding aspartate 1-decarboxylase codes for the protein MLRTMCKSKIHRATVTGADLNYVGSITIDPVLMEAADLLEYEQVSVVNVNNGARFETYVIPGVEGEGEICLNGAAARLVHPGDKVIVISYAQYDEAEMARYRPRFIFVDEQNRISRDALRALPS
- the panC gene encoding pantoate--beta-alanine ligase yields the protein MTATLTVARTVAEVREAVREARAAGKTVALVPTMGYLHEGHLSLLDEASARADVVMMSIFVNPLQFGPAEDLDRYPRDLDRDLALAATRGTELVFAPSAAEMYPHGEPAVQVVPGRLAERLCGGSRPGHFGGVLTVVAKLFGIFQPDVAVFGQKDLQQATLIRRMVDDLDIPVRVEVAPIVREPDGLAMSSRNVYLSPPERESALALSRGLGRARALWDAGEADAATLRAALWKEMAVPGVEPEYAEVVDPRTLEGVERAVPGTVMAVAARVGRTRLIDNAILP
- the panB gene encoding 3-methyl-2-oxobutanoate hydroxymethyltransferase; the encoded protein is MSTQSGNGVRKVSVRDLREMKRRGDKIAVLTAYDFLFARVVDRAGVEVVLVGDSLGQVVLGLDSTLPVTLDDMIHHARAVRRGVERALLVVDLPFLTYHVSREDTLRNAGRVMRETEANAVKLEGGSPETAAMVRALVDAGIPVMGHLGFTPQSVNVTGVRVQGKGDEARERMLADARRLEEAGAFSVVLELVPRAVAEAITAELSIPTIGIGAGVGCDGQVLVLHDMLGINTEFQPRFLRRFAEIGDAAAAGVDAFVRAVKGGEYPAAEHTFE
- a CDS encoding HD domain-containing protein produces the protein MSAAGSTDAPLSPLVEAAARGELPEWARAGKKRRAHMERVAALMRQWAVALALPERDVKRWTATGWLHDVLREADPEDLRPEVPLLFRPLPGKLLHGPAAAVRLKDDLDPEMCEAIRFHTLGSPRFGRLGRALYLADFLEPGRTFDPEYTESLRARMPGDMDAIFREVVRLRWTHITGKGGTAHPETQALYEQVESEA